The following is a genomic window from Benincasa hispida cultivar B227 chromosome 7, ASM972705v1, whole genome shotgun sequence.
TTATCtttgcagaacaaatttctcattttgaatgatgtatttgttgttcctgatttaaaaaggaacttagtttctgtaaagtgtcttttAGAACATTCTTATCATCTTaacttttcttataataaagtgtttattactaagaaAGGTGTTGGTATATGTTCtactaaactggaaaataatttgtatgtgctaaggccgttagcaacaaattccctccataacatagagatgtttaaaactgacataactcaaaataaatgacttagaatttctcctaaggaaaatgtccaactttggcacctaagactagaagacattaatctcaataggattgagaggtttgtgatgaatgaacttctaagtgagttagaagaaaattctttacctgtgtgtgagtcatgccttaaaggcaagatgaataaaaggccttttacaagaaaaggtcatagggccaaagaacatCTAAAGCTAgtgcatttagacctttgtggtccgatgaatgtaagagccaggggaggttatgattttttcatcactttcactgatgattattcaaggtataggtacgtttatttaatgcaagaTAAGTCTGAgtattttgaaaagttcaaggaattcaaggttgaagttgaaaatgcattaaatagaacgattaaaacacttcgatctgatcgaggtagagagtttatggatttgactttctaaaactatttaatagaaccTAGAATAGtattccaactctcagcacctggtacatcttagtaaaatggtgtatcagaaaagagaaatcgaaccttgttggacataattaggtctatgatgagttacgcctccttacctgactcgttttagggttatgcaATGGAAACTGCAACATATATCCTGAACTGTGTTCCCTTTAAGAGTGTTGCCAAAACACCTCttgagttatggaatggtcgtgaagctagtttacgtcatttcagaatatggggttgcccaacacatgtgcttgaggctaatcctaagaaactggaaccacattcaaggttatgcctatttgtaggctaccctaaaggaacgagaggtagTTTTTTCTTTGAccttaaagaaaacaaagtatttgtatcgacaaatgctacttttcttgagaaggaccacataagggagcacagacctAGAAGTAAAATCatgttgaatgagatttccaaagaaactaatgaatcttcaacaagatttgttgaagaGCCCGATaccttaacaagagttgttgaagtaagttcatctagtaggtcaaatccacctcaagtgttgagggaacctcgacgtagtgggagggttgcgaatccACCTATTttctatatgggtttaactgaaatcctagctatggtagttgatggcgaggttgaggatccattgtcctacaagaaggcaatggaggattgacagagatgaatggatcaaagccatggatctcgaaatggagtctatgtacttcaattcagtatgggatcttgtagatcaatctgatggggttaaacctataggttgaaaatgaatctacaagaggaaacggggtgctgatgggaaggtgcaaaccgttaaggctagactggtggcaaagggttatacccaggtagagagagtcgactatgaggagactttcttgcctgttgccatgttgaaatCTATCCAGATCCTCCTATCTattgtctcatattatgactatgggatatggcaaatgaatgtcaagactgcttttctaaatggcaatcttgaggagaccatttatatggtgctgCCCGAtggattcataatccaaggtcaaaagcaaaaggtttgcaagcttaatcggtccatttatggactgaaacagacatctcgatcttggaacataaggtttgatactgcgatcaaatcttatggctttgatcagaacgttgatgagccttgtgtctataagaagatcatcaataattcggtagtttttctagtgttgtatgtagatgatatcttactcattgggaatgatgtaagtttATTGACTACAATTAAGAATTGactagcgacctaattccaaatgaaagatttgggagaggctcaatttgttttGGGTATTCAGATATTTcaggattgtaagaacaaaatgctagcactgtcttatacgttgtatattgacaagatgcttgccaaatattcgatgcagaactcttaAGAAGGGCTTATCGCCTTTCAGGCACGAAGTTAcgttgtctaaggaacagtgtcctaagacacctcaagaggttgaggatatgagacgggtTCCCTATACATCTGTCgtgggcagtttgatgtatgcaatgttatgtattagACCTGATATCGGCTATGTAGTGGGGATAGACAATAGATATCAGTATAatttaggattagatcactagacagtCGTTATTGATTTGTTGTATATTTGACATCATCTTAAATAACATTTTTCAGTCCTAACTAGTATTGAATTGCTACAATATATACCTGAATTATGAAATTGGAGCTAAACTACTACTACTTACAGTTCAttgtactttttttaaaaaaaaaattctttgtaATATTGCTCAACTCTACATTTTGGTGCCTTAGCTTCACATAGGTATTATTACTAAGATATCTTATTTGTCTGCTTCTTCTATATATGGAATTGCAAGTAAGTCTTTGATAGGTTTATTTTGAGTGTATTTTGTGTATTGGAGAACATGCGTGTGGTCAAAGTGCTATTTGGATGCTATTTATATGATTGACATTTATTTTGGAActtattattttgattgaatTGTGACTTTGAGTCTATTGTGCGTTCAATAGTTTTATGTGGAGATTATTTGTGtgattaaagtttgatttgGAGTTTTAAAGCATGGTTTATGTCTTCAAATGATGAAGACCacttcatttgaaataattagaCCCTCCTAATTATTAGAATCCTTTCTCAAGATGTAATAGAATAATTCAGAATGACCAAGAGTCCACCTCAAGATTGAAGGCAACAAAAACTTTACAATCACAAGGATTGACACATACGAAAAACATCTCTCCAAACAACCTCAGAAAGTGACACAAAATCTTCAAAGTTGTAATCTTAAAACCTCAACCGGGCAACCATATATATGCACGACATAAAAGGATAATAAACCCAAAAATGACCAGCTCAAAACTGATAAGGAAAGAATCCTTACAAAATAAACACTAGTATTTTCTAGATAAGGAAAATATATTCAGGAAGGATCAACTTCGTAGAGACATCTTGAAGACCAAACTAGTTGACAAGCTAACAAACATCTTAAGGGACAACTGCCACAACATCCTTAAAAAATATTGGCAATACCAAATCTCTAATAGTTCCTTAATAAGCTTAAAGTTGTGATAGTATAGTTGTTTTTTGATTTTATATGAGTTTGAAATGAGAGAATTTGTTGTATATAATGTAtgtaggattaaattgatcaTGGTTGACGATACAAGAATGATGGATCATAGACTTCTCACTCCTTTGCAGATAAAATATTTAgtaatttgttattattattattattatttttgtaaacgTTAAGAGTTATGTTTGTTTACTTATCTTGTAATTTCAAAACTTTACCTAAAAAGGCTACTACATAAAACACGTGTATACATTAACTTTCAACATCTTTATAAATGTAgtcttattttatttgattatgtgtatatacaaaatatttattagaattgaaatacaaaatagaGGAAAGATGCAAGAAACATCATtatcaaaaacaattttttgttgcaaacaatttgttaaaaaaacaaCTTACATCACAATCTGCGACGTTTTTCGAAAAACGTCACAAAAGATATTCACTGACAGGGCTTCAATGGCGTTAATATTTACGTCGCTGAAAATTTCTTTGCAATGAATCTGTGACTTTTAGCAACTTTTTCATTTTGTcactaaaaataatatttcttGTAGTCGTACTACCCATCTTAGCTAGCTTTGTTGCATTTTTCTCTCCCTTCTCTACACcgttttgtattaaatttgattatttatttgtattgaAAAATTGTGGGCTTTTGTTTTACTTTCAAATTGTGCTGctaatgttatattattttccCCCTTTTCACATGCTCCTGTAAGGAAATTTTGTTTTGGtcattatatttttctattGTTAGTTCAATGTTTGTTATGAATGCATGGCATACAATATACACAAGCATATTTTATGGCCTAACTTTGTCAacaaaaaatccatttttaggTCCTCTAACTATTGATCTAAATTTAGCTTTTACTAAATCCCTATAAAAAGACTTCTCATCTTTCCAAAACTTCATCCACTCACAAAAGCAAGACTTGAAACATTCACCAAAGGCAAGAAGAACaaccaaaaaggaaaatggCCAAGAAAATGATGGCAGTGTTTTTGATGTGCATTGTGGTGGTAGCTGCTTTGCAATTTGCCACTGCCAATGAGGATGAAGTGACCAAATATGAAGCCAAATTTGATGCCAAATACAAGTCTTGCTATGAAACTTGTGAGAAGGAATGCCTAGCAAATGGCAGTGGCCAAAGCTTCTGTGAAGTTAAATGTGATGAAGAttgtgatgaaaaagaagttgCTGGTATTCTTTCTCTACTCTCTGTCTTCcatgttaaattatttattatttcgaCATTTTCATTGACATTTCACGCgttcaataaaatatttgtctctcatattaatttaatttgttgcGTGGTTTTTTTGACAGATAAACTACACATCAAATTGCATTGAATAACTAGGAACCGAAGGAAGAAGATCCCTCGAGAAGGATCAAGTAATAATATTGTATCAAAATCAAACTTataatatgatttgaatatcaaaatttataaagttCTTGTTCTTTGGTGATATTGATATGTGAATCGACCattgtcaaaataaaatatatttacaattttttatagATTGTTGATCACTCTCCTATACCCCATTTGCATTTTGTTTAATCTTTATTCTCATATATATATGAtcataaaattcataaatctaaattgttttatatatatatatgttagttATCTATACAATGTGTCGTGTATATACctttcatctatttttttagATGACATTTTAGGTGAGTTTTTCACCATACTTTGAATaactttgttttatttgtttttcatttacctaaaaacaaaataaaatttttgtattttctacatttttttaacaaatcaTTGACCATGACGGTAAAAAGTCCTCGAATTTCAAGTGACAATCATTTTGAGATAAAGAAATTGTTTCAACAACTTATTGCTTTCAGGTTAAATTATTTCTAAGcctattaaattttatttttatatatggaTATGTCCACTACTGTCCGTGATTATTACTCAATTTATGTTTTACCtaactaaatttatttttttctatcagATGATTTTGAAGAACAACGATacaaacatttcaattttttttaattataatattatagaTAATACAAAATGGATGAGCATCAACGtgcaattataataattaaacaatatatGCATTAATAGTCTTTATCCTTTATGTTGCTTTCAATCTCTCCATAAACAAAGCACATTACATTACAACTATAATGATGTATGTCTCAGAATAGTcttataattttcaatttattttttccctTAAACTACCTAAatattgatgttttttttttcaacattaCAAGTGGAAttaatagaaaaacaaaatcttaagttattttttgtctttctcatgttgttttGCAATTTTCGCTCTTCTATGGATGGTATGTGAAAGCTTACAGCAGTACGGGGTTTAGatcaaaatattaaacttgACCGTagttccaaaactcaaaaggtTGGTTAGAGTGTTAAGTTGAGTTATAAAATATGAAGTTAATATGTCcttaaaagtttatattttagaCCCAAAATTGAaggtttatttaatattttcaattttttttttatagtgttGGATCTCAACTTTTTTTAAACTAGACCAAGCCAATCCGAATGATGAGAGCAATGTCAACCCAGAGAATCTAATACTAATGcttgtatttttatgttaatCCTTGTGATTTCAAATTCTCCTTATTTAATGACCCcaatgtttatatatatttcattaacTTATATTGAGATCATTActcataaaatataattttttaaaaaatatatctcaTGCTTCTATTAAAACTATAATCAATGTAAATAAAACTTTggaaaaaataacattttagtCTTTAATTTTCTTAGAAATATGTGTGTTTGATCtgtaattgggttaatttagtcttttgaagaataaatttaaGAGGTCTCTAccacattttttatattattttaaaacattaaaaaaaggtaatttttctctcttcaagatccataaaattgaatttgtatTTGTGGCAAGAACACAATTCATATGCTTATAAATTGATCGATGTTACATTCGGAGAATTAAATTTTGTACAAGTATTTGAACCAGAGAAACATAGACATGTTCGTATTTAGGGAGGTACTGAATTGTTTGGATCATCTTCAAATGTATGCGATCTTGAGTGTTTCTTCATGCATTTGAATAACGTCTTCAAGAATTTgaacaacaaagaaaaattgAGATACAAACACCCAAACATGAAAATGGTTGAATTGAAAAATTCTTTTGAGGATAGATTTCAAATAATGATGACAGATACTCAAGAATGCATAATTGTGACATGATATCGTAGCTGGGTGTTCTAGATTTTTTGTAGTCTCTTTGTCTAAGTCAttgttatataaataattttacgATATCATGTCGCAATTATCAACTACTTTTGTGGCATCCAAATTTACTTTTCTTGCATATTCATCAAGGCAATTAAGGTCACCCTGATAGACAACCTTCCAATGTTGTAAGCTAAGATATGTTTCTAGAAAGATTTACAATTGTCGATAAAATCTTTGATAAGAGCATTATAAATCTTTACAAATTAatgaaaacctttgaaaaaaataatttgatgatAACTAATTATTGAAGACATGTGacctttaaaaaataataatatttgaaggCTAATGTTCTCTTGAGAAAAGCTTTTCTTGTGGTTctatttcgattttttttaaaggtgaAAAATGATTATCGAAGGTTTGTTTaactatttttcaaaggttgtgaACGTTAAAAATAGTCTTTCTTTTAGTATTATGTCTTAACTTTTTAGGTCGAGATGGGTCGGGCCAACTTGATGAGATGATGTCAACCAAAGACTTTAATTACTTGCTGTATTTATATGATTATCACTTCGAGTTCAAAATTCTCTCTATCTAAGATTACTATTCCCACACCACCATTCAAAATCACAGTACAtataagtttttttaattttttttttgtgtaaaatctaaattagttttattattaGTGTTTCAATATGCCTACTCTTTGTTGAGGTTTAGCATTTATAATCATGATTATAAGTGGAAATCTAActtgttcttttctttctttctttatatatatagtcATTCTATGCCTATTTCCCTAGactatatttttcatttttcattttacataattttgtttcacttctttttcatttaactaaaaacaaaatgagaaaatttgtgttttattcaaaacatttttcaagAAATCCAACCAACAAAAGAGGGACACGACattatcttaatttatttatttcatgttaatgttaaataatttcttaacccttttaattttattttcagatATGGATATGTACCTTGATATCCTTATCATACTAACCTCGAATattttcatgaagaaatacttgaaATGGACTCTTGTTGTACTCAAACGATTGTTACTTATCCATTTATCTTTTAACAAACTAAATTTATTATCTTCTATTAGATTATTTTTGACGGACAACATTCTAaaaatttctttatattttctgTCTTTTATGTAAATCTGTAATGCATTGTAGCCTAGACTCAATAGAAAttaggttttatttatttatttatttatttatttttattttataataggTGGAATAAAATGACCTAGGTTGAAgcataattatcatatataatatgatattgtCACTTATTATACA
Proteins encoded in this region:
- the LOC120080913 gene encoding major pollen allergen Ole e 6-like; its protein translation is MAKKMMAVFLMCIVVVAALQFATANEDEVTKYEAKFDAKYKSCYETCEKECLANGSGQSFCEVKCDEDCDEKEVADKLHIKLH